The Flavobacteriales bacterium genome contains a region encoding:
- a CDS encoding tetratricopeptide repeat protein, which translates to MRIIYISIFITLVGCTSRIEPYTTYLNHHDTVAYVGKESCMACHYDIYQTYVQTGMGQSMSLATLQNSEAIFTENSILTDTFNQFRYHPFWKDSVLKLKELHAYGERIEDVDFIVGSGHHTNSHLWEEGGYVHQMPFTYYTQDGHLDFPPGFEDGYNSRFSRKIGLECMSCHNATPDFVLGSENKYHSVAQGIDCERCHGPGELHVQRMLNGELVDTSTQIDYSIVNPKKLSLEAQFQICMRCHLQGNTVLSEGKSFLNFKPGMDLSEVMTVFVPRYEDDNTFIMASHVDRLKQSACFTNSEMNCITCHNPHHSVQKESPNFFNDKCLSCHDNCKDEFRENDNCIACHMPSSSTIDIPHVSIHDHKIGIHNTEDTIVTKGKFIGLEAINNANPSKLIRAKAYLYQYEKFDAQPYLLDSALNLLNSIALEKSYKERIHLYFLKQDDIAILNICNSMEDLSLDKMSYDNSDAWTAYRIAQAHQNQELGISQTLFYYKKAVELAPYVLDFRLKLADMYSNTNSFALAEKEYRTLLAQFSKHESAWCNLGYVLLKQGQNQSAMECYDKALQLNPTHIQSLLNKASLLILDGDFNKGKLYLKRILDIEPNNSKALYLLSTL; encoded by the coding sequence GTGCGAATAATATACATTTCCATATTTATTACTTTAGTAGGATGTACCTCAAGGATAGAGCCTTACACCACTTATCTAAATCACCACGATACGGTTGCTTATGTGGGCAAGGAGAGTTGTATGGCTTGTCATTACGATATTTATCAAACGTATGTACAAACAGGAATGGGGCAGTCTATGTCCTTAGCTACGCTACAAAACAGTGAGGCTATTTTTACTGAGAATTCCATACTTACAGATACATTTAATCAGTTTCGCTACCATCCGTTTTGGAAAGATAGTGTGCTGAAATTAAAGGAGTTGCACGCTTATGGTGAACGCATAGAAGATGTAGATTTTATTGTTGGCTCTGGACACCATACCAATTCACATTTGTGGGAAGAAGGGGGTTATGTTCATCAGATGCCTTTTACTTATTATACCCAAGATGGTCATTTGGATTTTCCTCCTGGATTTGAAGACGGTTACAATAGCCGTTTCTCTAGAAAAATAGGACTAGAATGTATGAGTTGTCATAACGCTACTCCAGATTTTGTTTTGGGTTCAGAGAATAAGTATCATAGCGTAGCTCAAGGGATAGATTGTGAACGTTGTCATGGACCCGGAGAACTACATGTTCAGCGTATGCTAAATGGCGAATTGGTAGATACCTCAACTCAGATTGACTACTCTATTGTTAATCCTAAAAAACTGTCATTAGAAGCCCAATTTCAAATTTGTATGCGTTGTCATTTACAGGGTAATACCGTACTTTCAGAAGGCAAAAGCTTTTTAAACTTTAAACCGGGTATGGACTTGTCTGAAGTAATGACTGTATTTGTGCCAAGGTATGAAGACGATAACACCTTCATAATGGCATCGCACGTAGATAGACTCAAGCAAAGTGCTTGTTTTACCAACTCTGAAATGAATTGCATTACTTGCCACAATCCACATCATTCTGTACAAAAGGAGAGTCCTAACTTTTTTAATGATAAGTGTTTGTCTTGTCACGACAATTGCAAAGACGAATTTAGAGAGAATGATAATTGTATAGCTTGTCATATGCCGTCATCAAGTACAATTGATATCCCTCACGTTAGCATACACGATCATAAAATTGGTATTCATAACACTGAGGATACAATAGTAACAAAAGGCAAATTCATCGGTTTAGAGGCGATAAATAACGCCAACCCTTCTAAATTAATACGAGCTAAAGCCTATTTGTATCAGTATGAAAAATTCGATGCACAACCTTATTTATTAGACTCTGCTTTAAACCTTTTGAATAGTATAGCATTAGAAAAATCTTATAAAGAACGAATACATCTGTATTTCTTGAAGCAAGACGATATAGCTATCCTGAACATTTGTAATTCTATGGAAGATTTGAGTCTAGATAAAATGTCCTACGATAATAGCGACGCTTGGACTGCCTATCGCATTGCTCAGGCTCATCAAAATCAAGAGTTAGGAATTAGTCAAACTCTTTTTTACTATAAAAAAGCGGTAGAATTAGCACCTTATGTTTTGGATTTTCGTTTAAAGTTAGCTGATATGTATTCTAACACCAATTCATTTGCATTAGCCGAAAAAGAATACCGGACACTTTTAGCTCAGTTTTCCAAACACGAAAGTGCTTGGTGTAATTTAGGATATGTTTTGCTAAAACAAGGTCAAAACCAATCGGCTATGGAATGCTATGATAAAGCCTTACAGTTGAATCCTACACACATACAATCCTTACTCAACAAGGCAAGTTTACTGATTTTAGATGGTGATTTTAACAAAGGAAAGTTATATTTGAAACGAATTTTAGATATAGAGCCTAACAACAGCAAAGCGCTATATTTATTGAGCACACTTTAA
- the mltG gene encoding endolytic transglycosylase MltG, whose translation MRKKKSFFKKFIWSLVGVLFLSGAITASVFYGRIYQSNVSLDYQKEVFIYIPTGASFEDVLQQLTDEGIIISSSSFRWISERKHYTKNIKSGRYLLQDGMNNNELVNLLRSGRQTPVNVVFNNVRTKEEFAGKIAHQIELDSVQILEAMLDTAFLNPLGLDAFTVSSLFIPNTYEFYWNTTVTSFLSRMVAEHHHFWNESRQEKAKRLNLTKEEVVTLASIVEKETLQKSEQPVVAGLYLNRLKKGMKLQSDPTVIFAIGDFSIRRVLKKDLKYDSPYNTYKYKGLPIGPISLPSIRAIDAVLNYQQHNYLFMCAREDFSGYHNFAQTAIQHNINAAKYRKALNDRNIKR comes from the coding sequence ATGAGAAAAAAGAAAAGTTTTTTTAAGAAATTTATTTGGAGCTTAGTAGGAGTTCTATTTTTGAGTGGTGCTATTACGGCTTCTGTCTTTTATGGAAGAATTTACCAGTCCAATGTTTCTTTAGACTACCAAAAAGAAGTATTTATTTATATACCTACTGGTGCAAGTTTTGAAGATGTCCTACAACAGCTTACTGATGAGGGAATTATTATTAGTTCATCATCATTTCGTTGGATTTCAGAAAGAAAGCATTATACAAAAAACATCAAATCGGGGCGATACCTACTTCAAGATGGTATGAATAATAATGAGTTGGTCAATTTATTACGTTCTGGTCGTCAAACTCCAGTCAATGTAGTTTTTAATAATGTTCGTACTAAAGAAGAATTTGCTGGTAAAATAGCCCATCAGATAGAATTAGATTCAGTACAAATTTTAGAGGCTATGCTAGATACGGCCTTTTTAAATCCTTTAGGTCTTGATGCCTTTACTGTTAGTAGTTTGTTTATTCCTAACACCTACGAATTTTATTGGAATACTACCGTAACAAGTTTTTTATCTCGTATGGTAGCAGAGCACCATCATTTTTGGAACGAAAGCCGACAAGAAAAGGCCAAACGTTTGAATCTGACTAAAGAAGAAGTAGTTACTTTAGCTTCCATAGTAGAAAAAGAAACCTTACAAAAAAGCGAACAGCCAGTAGTTGCAGGTTTGTACCTCAACCGTTTAAAAAAAGGTATGAAGTTACAATCCGATCCAACGGTTATTTTCGCTATTGGCGACTTCTCCATAAGACGTGTTTTAAAGAAAGACTTAAAATACGACTCACCCTATAATACATACAAATACAAAGGGCTACCCATTGGCCCGATTTCTCTCCCTTCAATTCGAGCCATTGATGCCGTTTTGAATTATCAACAGCACAATTATTTATTCATGTGTGCTAGGGAAGATTTTTCAGGATATCATAACTTTGCCCAAACAGCAATTCAACATAACATCAATGCTGCTAAGTATAGAAAAGCCCTAAACGATAGAAACATTAAACGATAA
- a CDS encoding diaminopimelate epimerase produces the protein MNIQFQKYQGAGNDFIIIDNRGLLFDDSNHKLIQNLCDRKLGIGADGLILLQNATNYDFEMVYYNADGHLGSMCGNGGRCIVDFAKQLNIFEKECHFLACDGPHLATWTSSFVSLRMQNVEEIESGEDYFFLDTGSPHYVKFVEDIESVNVFEEGQKIRYNERFKNEGTNVNFVQIKDKKLYVRTYERGVEDETLACGTGVVASVLSAFDAKLITNNTVEVIALGGDLKVNFEKKDHYHTIDLVGPYNCVFKGEIKC, from the coding sequence ATGAATATCCAATTTCAAAAATATCAAGGTGCGGGTAATGATTTTATAATTATCGATAACAGAGGATTGTTATTTGACGATTCTAATCATAAGCTCATTCAAAATTTGTGCGATAGAAAGTTGGGAATTGGTGCTGATGGACTTATCTTATTGCAAAATGCCACAAACTATGACTTTGAGATGGTGTATTACAATGCAGACGGTCATTTAGGTTCTATGTGTGGTAATGGTGGTAGATGTATCGTTGACTTTGCTAAACAACTGAATATCTTCGAAAAAGAATGTCATTTTTTAGCATGCGATGGCCCACATTTAGCCACTTGGACTAGCTCTTTTGTTTCTTTAAGAATGCAAAATGTAGAAGAAATAGAAAGTGGTGAGGATTATTTTTTTCTAGATACGGGCTCTCCACATTATGTCAAATTTGTTGAAGACATAGAGTCTGTTAATGTGTTTGAAGAAGGTCAGAAAATACGTTACAATGAACGATTTAAAAATGAGGGTACTAATGTCAATTTTGTTCAGATAAAAGACAAGAAACTTTATGTTAGAACTTATGAAAGAGGAGTTGAAGATGAAACCTTGGCTTGTGGTACAGGTGTTGTTGCTTCTGTACTATCGGCATTTGACGCTAAGTTAATTACTAATAATACTGTTGAAGTAATAGCTTTGGGTGGTGATTTAAAAGTAAATTTTGAGAAAAAAGACCATTATCACACTATAGATTTAGTAGGTCCTTACAATTGTGTATTCAAAGGTGAAATAAAATGTTAG
- a CDS encoding phosphoglucomutase/phosphomannomutase family protein — MKIKFGTDGWRAIIAEEYTVDNVARVTVGAAQWLNNNFDKPSVVIGHDCRFAGSLFAETAAKVFNHFGIKVTLADRFVTTPMLSLGVLELKADLGVVITASHNPPEYNGYKLKGNFGGPLLPDDIQDVEDIIPDAHGLDLQSLTMEGVQTADLVKMYLDKARASFDIDAINNSDFNWGYDAMYGAGRETVPALLPKTTLLHCSKNPSFMGTAPEPIHRNLIEFSDLIRESGQIDCGLATDGDADRIGLYNAKGQFIDSHHIILLLIHYLVKYKGMSGKVVTAFSCSVKVAQMCAHYGLEHETVKVGFKYVAGVMLKEDVLLGGEESGGVAIKGHIPERDGIWMGLVIWEYMAKTGKSLDDLIQEVYDIVGEFAFERIDLHLEEAKKVEIVENCKNGVYTAFGDMPIVKTESIDGYKFYFDEDSWIMIRPSGTEPVLRTYAEAKNQDKCFEILKKVHQALLD; from the coding sequence ATGAAAATTAAATTTGGAACAGATGGCTGGAGAGCCATTATTGCAGAAGAATACACAGTAGATAATGTGGCACGAGTAACAGTAGGAGCTGCCCAATGGTTGAACAATAATTTTGATAAGCCTTCGGTAGTAATAGGTCACGATTGCCGTTTTGCTGGTTCGCTATTTGCTGAAACAGCCGCTAAGGTTTTTAATCACTTTGGTATTAAAGTGACTTTAGCTGACCGATTTGTCACTACGCCAATGCTTTCACTAGGTGTATTGGAATTAAAAGCCGATTTGGGTGTAGTTATTACTGCTAGTCACAATCCACCAGAATACAACGGTTATAAGTTAAAAGGAAACTTTGGAGGACCTTTATTGCCTGATGATATACAAGATGTAGAAGACATTATTCCTGATGCTCATGGTTTAGATTTGCAGTCTTTGACAATGGAAGGTGTGCAAACGGCCGATTTAGTAAAAATGTATCTCGATAAGGCTAGAGCAAGTTTTGATATTGACGCTATAAATAATTCTGATTTCAATTGGGGTTATGATGCCATGTATGGAGCGGGTAGAGAAACTGTACCAGCGTTATTGCCAAAAACTACGCTATTGCATTGTTCAAAAAACCCTAGTTTTATGGGAACAGCACCAGAACCTATTCATAGAAATCTAATTGAATTTTCTGACCTTATCCGTGAAAGCGGTCAAATAGATTGTGGTTTAGCTACCGATGGCGATGCCGATAGGATAGGATTATATAATGCTAAAGGTCAATTTATAGACTCTCACCATATTATCCTGTTGTTAATACATTACTTAGTTAAATATAAGGGCATGAGTGGTAAGGTTGTTACTGCCTTTTCGTGTTCGGTAAAAGTGGCTCAGATGTGTGCTCACTACGGATTGGAGCATGAAACTGTAAAAGTTGGCTTTAAGTACGTAGCAGGCGTAATGCTCAAAGAAGACGTTCTACTAGGAGGAGAAGAATCTGGTGGTGTGGCTATTAAAGGACATATTCCAGAAAGAGACGGTATTTGGATGGGCTTAGTTATATGGGAATATATGGCAAAAACAGGAAAGAGTTTAGATGACCTTATTCAAGAAGTGTACGATATAGTAGGGGAGTTTGCTTTTGAGCGTATTGACTTACACTTGGAAGAAGCTAAGAAAGTCGAGATAGTAGAAAACTGCAAGAATGGAGTATATACCGCCTTTGGCGATATGCCAATTGTCAAAACAGAAAGCATTGATGGCTATAAGTTCTACTTCGATGAAGATAGCTGGATAATGATAAGACCCTCTGGTACTGAACCTGTACTGCGTACTTATGCCGAAGCCAAAAATCAAGACAAGTGCTTCGAAATACTCAAGAAGGTACACCAAGCCTTATTGGATTAG
- a CDS encoding peroxiredoxin, giving the protein MVLVGKKAPNFSTKAVVNGGEIVDGFSLEQFIGKKHVLFFFYPKDFTFVCPSELHAFQAKLEDFKAKGVEVVACSTDTPESHWGWLQVAKENGGIKGITYPIVADVAKTVAENFGVLAGDYFVNENDELEADGPMIAYRGLFLIDKAGVVQHQIVNNFPLGRNVDEALRMVDALQHFEDEGEVCPANWSKGKEAMKESFAGVADYLSKH; this is encoded by the coding sequence ATGGTATTAGTAGGAAAAAAAGCACCGAATTTCAGCACTAAAGCTGTAGTAAATGGCGGTGAAATCGTAGACGGTTTCTCATTAGAACAATTCATCGGTAAAAAACACGTTTTGTTTTTCTTTTACCCTAAGGATTTTACATTTGTTTGTCCATCAGAATTACACGCTTTCCAAGCCAAATTGGAAGACTTCAAAGCTAAGGGTGTTGAGGTTGTCGCTTGTTCCACTGACACTCCTGAGAGTCACTGGGGTTGGCTGCAAGTCGCCAAAGAAAATGGTGGTATTAAAGGTATTACTTACCCTATCGTTGCTGATGTAGCTAAGACAGTTGCCGAAAACTTCGGTGTATTGGCTGGTGACTATTTCGTGAATGAAAATGACGAATTAGAAGCTGACGGTCCAATGATAGCTTACAGAGGTCTTTTCTTAATTGACAAAGCAGGTGTTGTACAACACCAAATCGTAAATAACTTCCCTCTTGGAAGAAATGTAGATGAAGCTTTAAGAATGGTTGATGCTCTTCAACATTTTGAAGACGAAGGTGAGGTTTGCCCTGCCAATTGGTCTAAAGGAAAAGAGGCTATGAAAGAAAGTTTTGCTGGTGTAGCAGACTACCTTTCTAAGCACTAA
- a CDS encoding GNAT family N-acetyltransferase: MLVGENIRLRALEPEDLDLFYKWENDSSIWKISQTYKPFSRYLLKQYLENAHQDIFTVKQLRLMIEREGVAIGTIDLFDYEPMHARAGLGIWIVQESNRRQGYAKEALRLIIEYAFFKLQLNQLYCNISANNQASINLFSSLDFVLIGVKKKWNKSPNGWEDELMFQLLCE; encoded by the coding sequence ATGTTAGTAGGCGAAAACATCAGGTTAAGGGCTTTAGAGCCAGAGGATTTAGATTTGTTTTACAAATGGGAAAACGACTCTAGTATATGGAAGATAAGCCAAACTTATAAACCCTTTTCAAGGTATCTTTTAAAACAATATTTGGAAAATGCTCACCAAGATATTTTTACCGTTAAGCAGTTGCGTTTAATGATTGAAAGGGAGGGAGTTGCTATAGGAACGATTGATTTGTTTGATTATGAGCCTATGCATGCCCGAGCAGGTTTAGGAATTTGGATAGTGCAAGAGTCCAATAGAAGACAAGGTTATGCCAAGGAAGCCTTAAGACTTATCATAGAATACGCCTTTTTTAAATTGCAACTCAATCAATTATATTGTAATATTTCTGCCAATAATCAAGCCAGTATTAATTTATTCAGTTCTTTAGACTTTGTGCTTATTGGTGTTAAGAAAAAATGGAATAAGTCGCCAAACGGTTGGGAAGATGAATTGATGTTTCAGTTATTGTGCGAATAA
- a CDS encoding saccharopine dehydrogenase NADP-binding domain-containing protein, whose product MKRIFVVGAGLSATSLIDYLLEKSDKNNWQVTVGDYDYDLAIQKVNDHPNGIALEFDVFDVEQRNDAIRDADIVVSMLPASMHVLLAEDCVIQGVNMITASYVSNDIKALNEKAQEKGVLLLNEMGLDPGIDHLSAKKIIDEIQAKGGEITLFKSFCGGLVAPEYDNNPWNYKFTWNPRNVVLAGQGTAQFIRNNQPKFISYNKLFRRTELIEVLDEGQFEGYANRDSLSYREIYGLENIPTMFRGTLRRPGFSEAWDVFVRLGMTDDSFTISNLSEMTWRDFTNSFLVYDKEMSVEDKLQDYLSVDATIMEKIAWLGLFEKTKIGLDEGSPAQVLQHLLEQKWALQSEDKDMIVMQHLFDYTLNNTNYHLKSSLVLRGKDQVHTAMSMTVGLPVAIATELILNGEITLTGVRIPTDKEIYLPVLERLKEFDIDFVEEEFIV is encoded by the coding sequence ATGAAACGAATATTTGTTGTTGGTGCAGGTTTATCTGCAACTTCTTTAATAGACTATTTACTAGAAAAGTCTGATAAAAACAATTGGCAAGTAACAGTAGGAGATTACGATTATGATCTTGCTATACAAAAAGTAAATGACCACCCTAATGGCATTGCTTTGGAGTTTGATGTCTTTGATGTAGAACAACGTAATGACGCTATTCGAGACGCTGACATTGTGGTGTCTATGCTACCAGCTAGTATGCACGTATTATTGGCTGAAGACTGTGTTATTCAGGGTGTAAATATGATAACAGCTTCCTATGTTTCAAATGATATAAAAGCCTTGAATGAAAAAGCACAAGAAAAAGGTGTTTTATTGCTCAATGAAATGGGTTTAGACCCAGGGATTGATCATTTGTCAGCAAAGAAAATTATAGATGAAATTCAAGCAAAGGGTGGAGAGATTACACTTTTTAAATCTTTTTGTGGTGGCTTAGTAGCTCCAGAGTACGACAACAATCCATGGAATTATAAATTCACTTGGAATCCTAGAAATGTAGTCTTAGCAGGACAAGGAACGGCACAATTTATTCGAAACAACCAGCCCAAATTTATATCCTATAACAAGCTATTTAGAAGAACTGAATTAATTGAAGTTTTGGATGAAGGACAATTTGAAGGTTATGCCAATAGAGATTCCTTATCATACAGAGAAATATATGGTCTAGAAAATATACCTACTATGTTTAGGGGTACACTTAGAAGGCCAGGTTTTTCTGAGGCTTGGGATGTATTTGTCCGTTTGGGTATGACGGATGACTCTTTTACTATATCTAATCTTTCTGAAATGACTTGGAGAGATTTCACGAATTCGTTTTTAGTCTATGATAAGGAAATGTCTGTCGAAGATAAATTACAAGACTACTTATCTGTTGACGCTACCATTATGGAAAAAATAGCTTGGCTTGGATTGTTTGAAAAAACCAAGATTGGCTTAGATGAGGGTAGTCCTGCACAAGTTTTACAGCATTTATTAGAGCAGAAATGGGCTTTACAATCTGAAGATAAAGATATGATTGTAATGCAGCATTTATTTGATTATACCCTAAATAACACCAATTACCATTTAAAATCTTCATTAGTACTTAGGGGTAAAGACCAAGTTCATACGGCTATGAGTATGACGGTAGGTTTACCTGTTGCTATTGCTACTGAACTTATCCTCAATGGCGAGATTACACTAACAGGTGTAAGGATTCCTACAGACAAAGAAATATATCTTCCTGTACTAGAGAGGCTAAAAGAGTTTGATATAGATTTTGTCGAAGAGGAATTTATAGTTTAA
- a CDS encoding DUF2141 domain-containing protein, translating to MQIIRYLLIVSVALLIILYPKAKKYDIEVVVSNINTQQGNIELAVFDKSEVFLQKDKSIRKYSKPVIGNSIIIKVEDLPEGHYAVSLYHDVNGDKECNLNVIGIPKEPYGFSNNFKPLIRQPNFEDCHFFVSENQEIHISLIGK from the coding sequence ATGCAAATCATACGCTACCTACTTATTGTTTCTGTTGCCTTACTAATTATCTTATACCCCAAGGCTAAAAAATACGATATTGAAGTTGTGGTGAGTAATATTAACACTCAACAAGGTAACATTGAATTGGCTGTCTTTGACAAGTCTGAAGTGTTTTTGCAAAAGGATAAATCGATTAGAAAGTATTCTAAACCTGTGATAGGAAATAGCATAATAATTAAGGTTGAAGACCTCCCTGAAGGTCATTATGCTGTATCCTTGTATCACGATGTCAATGGGGATAAAGAATGTAATCTGAATGTAATAGGAATCCCTAAAGAGCCCTATGGCTTTTCTAATAATTTTAAGCCACTAATTAGACAACCTAACTTTGAAGATTGTCATTTTTTTGTGTCTGAAAATCAAGAAATTCACATTAGTCTGATAGGAAAGTAA
- a CDS encoding methyltransferase, with protein MRFHFKSFSIKQEQSAMKVGTDGVLLGAWTKPSSYPHQILDIGTGTGLVAIMLAQRFTRSQIHAIEIDQASAEEALFNAQSSPWSERLNISHCALQNYNPSIKYDLIVSNPPYFRNTTPSQNLARATARNNDNLSLEYLVEKSHKLLNENGELDLIIPSNEFATIQSLAEKFNFYINKLCWVRGNHQSPIKRLLIALNKNKEILEEKNLTIEKSRHNYTQDYKNLCQDFYLKL; from the coding sequence ATGAGGTTTCATTTCAAATCCTTTAGCATTAAGCAAGAGCAATCGGCTATGAAAGTAGGCACAGATGGCGTATTACTTGGTGCTTGGACAAAGCCCTCGTCATATCCACATCAAATACTAGATATAGGGACTGGCACAGGTCTTGTAGCAATTATGTTAGCACAACGCTTTACAAGAAGTCAAATACACGCTATTGAGATTGACCAAGCAAGTGCTGAAGAAGCTCTATTTAACGCTCAATCCTCGCCTTGGTCAGAACGATTAAACATTAGTCATTGTGCCTTACAAAATTATAATCCCTCTATTAAATATGACTTAATTGTCAGTAATCCCCCCTATTTTAGAAATACCACTCCATCTCAAAACTTAGCACGAGCAACCGCTAGAAATAACGATAACTTAAGTCTTGAATATTTGGTAGAGAAAAGCCATAAATTACTCAATGAAAATGGAGAATTAGATTTAATAATACCCTCCAATGAATTTGCAACTATACAATCCTTAGCTGAAAAATTCAACTTTTACATTAATAAATTGTGCTGGGTAAGAGGTAACCACCAAAGCCCTATAAAACGACTGCTGATTGCCCTAAATAAGAACAAAGAAATTCTTGAAGAGAAAAATTTAACGATTGAAAAAAGTAGACATAATTATACACAAGACTATAAAAATTTGTGTCAGGATTTTTATCTTAAACTATAA
- a CDS encoding glyceraldehyde-3-phosphate dehydrogenase, with the protein MKTENYENELSLWIDKEKTTSELSDVVSRLILEYATELVMFRNRMTHITKSEILNLHDYAAKFVKQDISVHQTLPLAKAILELGIKNAKIDLGKLAYEWNKEGSSKNKINDFVKIKLSAFIKKENNLVPKDVILYGFGRIGRLVARELFLQDNAGGQLRLRAIVTRSNSEKDITKRASLLRTDSVHGVFTGTVKEDFENKALIINGRTVNMIAAKSPDTIDYTAYGIQDALVIDNTGVFRDKEALSLHLQSKGVDKVLLTAPGKGVPNIVFGVNHKVDVDNTSIFSAASCTTNAITPILEVVEKQLGVVKGHLETIHAYTNDQNLVDNMHSKYRRGRAAALNMVITETGAGKAVTKAIPSLEGKLTSSAIRVPTPNGSLAILNLTVEKKTNLEAINKLMYDAAFDSELVEQIRFSVNNELVSSDIVGDSCPSIYDSPATQISNDGKSIVLYIWYDNEYGYTRQVLRLAKHISKVRRNCYY; encoded by the coding sequence ATGAAAACTGAAAATTACGAAAACGAACTGTCCCTTTGGATAGATAAAGAAAAGACCACTTCAGAACTATCTGACGTTGTGAGCCGTTTGATTCTAGAATATGCCACAGAATTAGTTATGTTCAGAAATAGAATGACACATATCACTAAAAGTGAAATCTTAAACCTCCATGATTATGCTGCTAAATTTGTCAAGCAGGATATTAGCGTTCATCAAACCCTACCTCTAGCCAAAGCCATACTTGAATTGGGTATTAAAAATGCCAAAATTGATTTAGGAAAGTTAGCTTATGAATGGAATAAAGAAGGATCCTCAAAAAATAAAATTAATGACTTCGTAAAGATTAAATTGTCCGCATTTATTAAAAAAGAAAATAACTTAGTCCCAAAAGACGTCATTCTTTATGGTTTTGGTCGTATTGGTAGATTGGTAGCTAGGGAGTTATTTTTGCAAGATAATGCAGGCGGTCAATTGAGATTAAGAGCTATTGTCACTCGTAGCAATTCTGAAAAAGATATTACTAAAAGAGCTTCTTTACTTCGTACGGATTCTGTTCACGGTGTTTTTACTGGAACGGTCAAAGAAGATTTTGAAAATAAAGCCCTCATCATAAACGGTCGTACAGTAAATATGATTGCTGCAAAAAGTCCTGATACCATAGACTATACTGCTTATGGCATTCAAGATGCTTTAGTGATAGATAATACGGGTGTATTTAGAGATAAAGAGGCTTTGAGTCTTCATCTACAATCCAAAGGAGTCGATAAAGTATTATTGACTGCTCCAGGAAAAGGTGTTCCAAACATTGTTTTTGGAGTAAATCATAAAGTAGATGTTGACAATACTTCTATTTTTTCGGCAGCTTCATGTACCACTAATGCCATCACTCCTATCTTGGAAGTTGTAGAAAAGCAATTAGGTGTAGTAAAAGGTCACCTTGAAACTATTCACGCCTATACCAACGACCAAAACTTAGTGGATAATATGCATAGCAAGTATCGTCGTGGACGTGCTGCTGCCTTAAATATGGTAATTACTGAAACTGGTGCAGGTAAAGCGGTTACAAAGGCTATTCCTTCTTTAGAAGGCAAACTCACTTCTAGTGCTATTCGTGTACCAACACCAAATGGTTCCTTAGCTATTCTGAATTTAACGGTAGAAAAGAAAACGAACTTAGAAGCCATCAATAAATTAATGTACGATGCGGCTTTTGACTCTGAATTGGTAGAACAAATTCGATTTTCAGTAAATAACGAACTCGTGTCATCGGATATCGTTGGCGATAGTTGTCCTTCTATTTATGACAGTCCAGCCACACAAATTTCCAATGATGGTAAATCCATAGTGTTATACATTTGGTACGACAACGAATATGGCTACACTCGTCAAGTGCTAAGACTAGCCAAGCATATTTCTAAAGTGCGAAGAAACTGTTACTACTAA
- a CDS encoding DUF423 domain-containing protein, whose translation MNNKLISIAGLLAFLAVGLGAFGAHTLNELLTTEKLNSFETGVRYQFYHSLALLIIGLNANKLNATALIGKFMLIGIVFFSFSIYLLSLQDLIGINLSLLGPITPIGGLLLMLSWLILITKNYKKTQL comes from the coding sequence ATGAACAATAAGCTTATCAGCATAGCAGGACTTTTAGCATTTTTGGCTGTGGGCCTAGGTGCATTTGGTGCTCATACCCTCAATGAATTATTAACAACCGAAAAGCTAAATAGTTTTGAAACTGGTGTGAGGTATCAATTTTACCATTCATTAGCACTTCTAATTATTGGTCTAAATGCCAATAAACTAAATGCTACTGCCTTAATTGGAAAATTCATGCTTATTGGAATAGTATTCTTTTCATTTTCTATATATCTATTGTCCTTACAAGACTTAATTGGAATTAATTTATCATTATTAGGTCCAATAACTCCTATTGGAGGGCTTTTACTAATGCTTTCATGGCTCATTTTAATTACCAAAAATTACAAGAAAACACAACTTTGA